In Malus sylvestris chromosome 15, drMalSylv7.2, whole genome shotgun sequence, a single genomic region encodes these proteins:
- the LOC126605291 gene encoding 12-oxophytodienoate reductase 3-like isoform X1 — MEEASSQGGPTTLFSPYKMGKFNLSHRVVLAPMTRCRALNGLPQPALAEYYSQRSTVGGFLISEGTIISDTGAGFPHVPGIYNDEQVEAWKKVVDAVHAKGAIIFCQLWHVGRSSHEVYQPRGGAPISSTNNPISKRWRILLPDGSHGPYPKPRALEIHEIPQVVEQYRQAALNAVRAGFDGIEIHGAHGYLIDQFLKDGINDRTDEYGGSVENRCKFLIQIVQAVVGAIGADRIGVRISPAIDHMDAIDSDPLILGLAVIERLNKLQQNWGSKLTYLHVTQPRYAAYGQAEAGKPGSDEEEAVFMRTLRKAYHGTFIASGGFTRELGMQAVASGDADLVSYGRLFISNPDLVLRFKLNAPLTKYNRKTFYTQDPVVGYTDYPFLNKSNGKVEPLSRL, encoded by the exons ATGGAGGAGGCTTCGTCGCAGGGAGGGCCTACCACTCTGTTTTCTCCGTACAAGATGGGGAAGTTCAATCTCTCTCACAG GGTTGTACTGGCGCCGATGACGAGATGCCGGGCGTTGAACGGACTGCCGCAACCGGCGCTGGCTGAGTACTATTCTCAAAGGTCAACTGTCGGCGGCTTTCTCATCAGCGAAGGCACCATAATCTCCGACACCGGCGCCgg GTTTCCGCATGTTCCTGGGATTTACAACGACGAACAGGTGGAGGCATGGAAGAAGGTGGTGGACGCAGTTCACGCCAAAGGCGCCATTATTTTCTGTCAACTTTGGCACGTCGGTCGTTCATCTCATGAAG TTTATCAACCCCGTGGGGGAGCACCAATATCATCAACCAACAATCCCATTTCAAAGAGGTGGAGAATTCTGTTGCCAGATGGCTCTCATGGTCCTTACCCTAAGCCTCGAGCCCTTGAAATCCATGAAATTCCCCAAGTTGTGGAGCAATATCGTCAGGCTGCCTTGAATGCCGTTCGTGCAG GTTTCGATGGAATTGAGATTCATGGGGCACATGGCTATCTCATTGACCAATTCTTGAAAGATGGGATCAATGATCGAACGGATGAGTATGGTGGATCGGTTGAAAACCGGTGCAAGTTCTTGATTCAGATAGTTCAAGCAGTGGTTGGAGCAATAGGTGCTGATAGAATTGGTGTCAGAATTTCACCGGCTATTGATCACATGGATGCCATTGACTCTGATCCACTTATCCTAGGTCTGGCAGTGATTGAAAGGCTcaacaagcttcaacaaaactGGGGCTCAAAACTAACCTATCTTCATGTAACTCAGCCTCGTTACGCAGCTTATGGTCAAGCGGAAGCTGGAAAACCTGGCAGTGATGAAGAGGAAGCTGTGTTTATGAGGACTTTGAGGAAAGCATATCACGGTACATTTATTGCTAGTGGAGGGTTCACTCGAGAGCTTGGAATGCAAGCTGTGGCTTCTGGGGATGCTGATTTGGTGTCCTACGGTCGCCTTTTTATTTCAAACCCTGATTTGGTCCTGAGATTTAAGCTTAATGCACCCTTGACCAAGTATAACAGGAAAACCTTCTACACACAAGATCCTGTTGTTGGGTACACTGACTACCCTTTTCTGAACAAATCAAACGGGAAAGTGGAACCCCTCTCCcgtctttga
- the LOC126605291 gene encoding 12-oxophytodienoate reductase 3-like isoform X2, with translation MFPHVPGIYNDEQVEAWKKVVDAVHAKGAIIFCQLWHVGRSSHEVYQPRGGAPISSTNNPISKRWRILLPDGSHGPYPKPRALEIHEIPQVVEQYRQAALNAVRAGFDGIEIHGAHGYLIDQFLKDGINDRTDEYGGSVENRCKFLIQIVQAVVGAIGADRIGVRISPAIDHMDAIDSDPLILGLAVIERLNKLQQNWGSKLTYLHVTQPRYAAYGQAEAGKPGSDEEEAVFMRTLRKAYHGTFIASGGFTRELGMQAVASGDADLVSYGRLFISNPDLVLRFKLNAPLTKYNRKTFYTQDPVVGYTDYPFLNKSNGKVEPLSRL, from the exons AT GTTTCCGCATGTTCCTGGGATTTACAACGACGAACAGGTGGAGGCATGGAAGAAGGTGGTGGACGCAGTTCACGCCAAAGGCGCCATTATTTTCTGTCAACTTTGGCACGTCGGTCGTTCATCTCATGAAG TTTATCAACCCCGTGGGGGAGCACCAATATCATCAACCAACAATCCCATTTCAAAGAGGTGGAGAATTCTGTTGCCAGATGGCTCTCATGGTCCTTACCCTAAGCCTCGAGCCCTTGAAATCCATGAAATTCCCCAAGTTGTGGAGCAATATCGTCAGGCTGCCTTGAATGCCGTTCGTGCAG GTTTCGATGGAATTGAGATTCATGGGGCACATGGCTATCTCATTGACCAATTCTTGAAAGATGGGATCAATGATCGAACGGATGAGTATGGTGGATCGGTTGAAAACCGGTGCAAGTTCTTGATTCAGATAGTTCAAGCAGTGGTTGGAGCAATAGGTGCTGATAGAATTGGTGTCAGAATTTCACCGGCTATTGATCACATGGATGCCATTGACTCTGATCCACTTATCCTAGGTCTGGCAGTGATTGAAAGGCTcaacaagcttcaacaaaactGGGGCTCAAAACTAACCTATCTTCATGTAACTCAGCCTCGTTACGCAGCTTATGGTCAAGCGGAAGCTGGAAAACCTGGCAGTGATGAAGAGGAAGCTGTGTTTATGAGGACTTTGAGGAAAGCATATCACGGTACATTTATTGCTAGTGGAGGGTTCACTCGAGAGCTTGGAATGCAAGCTGTGGCTTCTGGGGATGCTGATTTGGTGTCCTACGGTCGCCTTTTTATTTCAAACCCTGATTTGGTCCTGAGATTTAAGCTTAATGCACCCTTGACCAAGTATAACAGGAAAACCTTCTACACACAAGATCCTGTTGTTGGGTACACTGACTACCCTTTTCTGAACAAATCAAACGGGAAAGTGGAACCCCTCTCCcgtctttga